A stretch of Campylobacter volucris DNA encodes these proteins:
- a CDS encoding P27 family phage terminase small subunit: MQKEFLSCDEVLQILNINSKEYLSRYLKKNGVKVLRGKAKPYPKEEILKLAKKRQDDNHHNSKQNEIALFIDESIIKEKPKNKQVFKTEETNENNLNFQTIEQELAQKVKNDLINLGIYDDLEDDIIKVYAKNLILLECSSKEVEKRGFCTTSDKGVQIITPELVAFNSLTKNVIGLAKILGIGAPSRTRVNPKEKKESSPFDVLLGKEDE, from the coding sequence ATGCAAAAAGAATTTTTAAGTTGTGATGAGGTTTTGCAAATACTAAATATTAATTCTAAAGAGTATTTGAGTAGATATTTAAAGAAAAATGGAGTTAAGGTTTTAAGAGGAAAAGCTAAACCTTATCCAAAAGAAGAAATACTAAAGTTAGCCAAAAAAAGACAAGATGATAATCACCACAACTCAAAGCAAAATGAAATAGCGCTTTTTATAGATGAAAGTATTATAAAAGAAAAACCAAAAAATAAACAAGTATTTAAAACCGAAGAAACAAACGAAAATAACTTAAATTTTCAAACAATAGAGCAAGAATTGGCTCAAAAAGTAAAAAACGACTTAATTAATTTAGGAATTTATGATGATCTTGAAGATGATATTATTAAAGTATATGCTAAAAATCTTATTTTACTAGAATGCTCAAGCAAAGAGGTAGAGAAAAGAGGTTTTTGCACTACAAGTGATAAAGGAGTGCAGATTATCACTCCCGAGCTAGTTGCTTTTAACTCTCTAACTAAAAATGTAATAGGCTTAGCTAAAATTTTAGGTATCGGTGCTCCAAGTAGAACAAGAGTAAATCCAAAAGAGAAAAAAGAAAGCTCTCCTTTTGATGTCTTATTGGGAAAAGAAGATGAATGA
- a CDS encoding HK97 gp10 family phage protein, with translation MAQIEVKGLVELMKDLNTLSNSSLSKAARKGAMSVSKEIAKVYKKTAPKESGLLRSSVRAVTSRNLEKGVYRAAAVVFKKKKVSQKRYEKLKSFKKWTLEKKNEKKNKIEYFSSAYYAHFLEHGFWHKGGKNKKGVKSFVKGYKTMENATKKIEPKADILVQNELEKELKKLGF, from the coding sequence TTGGCACAAATAGAAGTAAAAGGTCTTGTAGAATTAATGAAAGATTTAAACACGCTAAGTAATTCATCATTATCAAAAGCTGCCAGAAAAGGTGCTATGAGTGTAAGTAAGGAAATAGCTAAGGTTTATAAAAAAACAGCACCTAAAGAAAGTGGTCTTTTAAGATCAAGTGTTAGGGCTGTTACAAGTAGAAATTTAGAAAAAGGTGTTTATAGAGCAGCTGCTGTTGTATTTAAAAAGAAAAAAGTAAGTCAAAAAAGATATGAAAAATTAAAAAGTTTTAAAAAATGGACTTTAGAGAAAAAGAATGAAAAGAAAAATAAAATAGAGTATTTTTCTAGTGCTTATTATGCACATTTTTTAGAGCATGGCTTTTGGCATAAAGGAGGAAAAAACAAAAAAGGTGTAAAAAGCTTTGTAAAAGGATATAAAACTATGGAAAATGCTACAAAAAAAATAGAACCAAAGGCAGATATTTTAGTTCAAAACGAATTAGAAAAAGAATTAAAAAAATTAGGGTTTTAA
- a CDS encoding ankyrin repeat domain-containing protein yields MKTLEEILSLEEDVDKYVKNLCLEFYDLVEANKLEEVKEFLKDYPVPEIFFEKCYTPYWDSENKRAIIDPVIALACAGIAYDKSKSFEMMEYFENLGLKANEVCFGYNALSRYIDRDGKNKEVIEYFFKKGCTFETYNEESGDTPLHEWILCGEEVKYLEEALKLGANPNMRSIKTENEFSFSDAGETLLHRAAESDEKPIGACVEVLIKYGADVNAANCCISDIEDGKIEYYDPATPLDRANTCDINKNIKILKKAGAKTWEELVEEYNIDTSLEEPEQIKMYEERRKNKN; encoded by the coding sequence ATGAAAACATTAGAAGAAATATTATCTTTGGAAGAAGATGTAGATAAATATGTAAAAAACTTATGTTTAGAATTTTATGATCTTGTAGAGGCTAACAAACTTGAAGAAGTTAAAGAATTTTTAAAAGATTATCCTGTGCCTGAAATATTTTTTGAAAAATGCTATACACCTTATTGGGATAGTGAAAACAAAAGAGCTATTATCGATCCTGTTATCGCTTTAGCTTGTGCAGGAATTGCTTATGATAAAAGTAAAAGTTTTGAAATGATGGAGTATTTTGAAAATTTAGGACTTAAAGCCAATGAAGTGTGCTTTGGATACAATGCACTTAGTAGGTATATTGATAGAGATGGAAAAAATAAAGAAGTAATAGAGTATTTTTTTAAAAAAGGATGCACATTTGAAACTTATAATGAAGAAAGCGGCGATACTCCTTTACATGAATGGATATTATGCGGCGAAGAAGTGAAGTATTTAGAAGAAGCTTTAAAACTAGGAGCAAATCCTAATATGAGAAGTATTAAAACAGAAAATGAATTTAGTTTTAGCGATGCAGGAGAAACCCTTTTGCATAGAGCTGCAGAATCTGATGAGAAACCTATAGGAGCTTGTGTGGAAGTGCTAATCAAATATGGAGCTGATGTAAATGCGGCTAATTGTTGTATAAGTGATATTGAAGATGGAAAAATTGAATATTATGATCCTGCTACTCCATTGGATAGAGCTAATACTTGCGATATAAATAAAAACATAAAAATCTTAAAAAAAGCAGGAGCTAAGACTTGGGAGGAATTGGTTGAAGAATACAATATCGATACAAGCTTAGAAGAACCAGAACAAATTAAAATGTATGAAGAAAGAAGAAAAAATAAAAATTAA
- a CDS encoding HNH endonuclease, with amino-acid sequence MNVYKFCKCGKKILSHLNKCSECKIITIRNQNKYYDTFKRDRDSSSFYHSVEWKRLRSGFINDNPFCFKCGRFAKIVDHIIPIKQGGEKLNVANLQSLCMTCHNKKTKEELKGVGG; translated from the coding sequence ATGAATGTGTATAAATTTTGCAAATGCGGAAAGAAGATTCTATCACATTTGAACAAGTGTTCTGAGTGTAAGATAATAACCATTAGAAATCAAAATAAATACTATGATACTTTCAAAAGAGATAGAGATAGCTCTAGTTTTTATCATAGTGTAGAATGGAAGAGATTGCGTTCAGGTTTTATTAACGATAATCCGTTTTGTTTTAAATGTGGAAGATTTGCAAAAATTGTTGATCATATTATTCCTATAAAACAAGGTGGAGAAAAACTAAATGTAGCAAATTTACAAAGTTTATGTATGACTTGTCACAATAAAAAAACCAAAGAAGAGTTGAAAGGGGTAGGGGGTTAA
- a CDS encoding terminase large subunit — MNDIKLRSREDILNYAKKYIKIKNEEFRNSPFYIDTKIALNAVIFVSLLKHTDGELAGKPFALLNFQIEFIIDIIATYSKEKNARRYSYALLFIPRKNGKTELIGAILLYFLFVDKEKGKKIYCAANETEQAKLVFNAASSMINQERHLNDMCYQYKTYREIRKKNTKFEDFIKVLTATSETKDGLRPYVFIYDELHAAKDGKLYKVLEEGTASRSNSLCIVISTAGYNQNSEMKKQYDYCKKVACGIINDPSTYSKIYEPSENDDWHDEKVWAKVNPALGYGVKIEKLREYFEKAKSNANDEVSFKTKHLNIWTSNAGAFVKDDDFMKCNLGKINLTSDVFMGIDLSATTDLTALAIICEIDKILHVDFKFYAPRLCAEQRSRRDKVPYLEWARLGYLTLTPGNSVDYDILIEDIICFSKTLNIKMIGYDPWNSTEVAKKLSEENLECVQIRQGFASISEPLKEYQIRVLKQTINHNANPIFRWCNNNLVIDKDARENIKPDKKKSSERIDAISALVTAIATKNTFAKPQESVYEKRGIRSL; from the coding sequence ATGAATGATATCAAGTTAAGATCTAGAGAAGATATTTTAAATTATGCTAAAAAATATATCAAAATAAAAAACGAAGAATTTCGAAATTCTCCATTTTATATAGATACAAAAATAGCTTTAAACGCGGTTATTTTTGTATCTTTATTAAAACATACCGATGGAGAATTAGCAGGAAAGCCATTTGCTCTTTTAAATTTTCAAATAGAGTTTATAATAGATATTATCGCCACATATTCAAAAGAAAAAAATGCTAGGAGGTATTCTTATGCATTATTATTTATTCCGCGAAAAAATGGCAAAACAGAGCTTATAGGGGCTATTTTACTTTACTTTCTTTTTGTAGATAAAGAAAAAGGAAAGAAAATATATTGTGCGGCAAATGAAACTGAACAAGCAAAATTAGTTTTTAATGCAGCTTCATCTATGATAAATCAAGAAAGGCACTTAAATGATATGTGCTATCAATATAAGACTTATAGGGAAATCCGTAAGAAAAATACAAAATTTGAAGATTTTATAAAGGTTTTGACAGCTACTAGTGAAACTAAAGATGGATTAAGACCTTATGTTTTTATTTACGATGAGCTTCATGCTGCAAAAGATGGAAAACTATACAAGGTTTTAGAAGAAGGAACAGCAAGTCGTTCTAATTCTCTTTGTATAGTAATATCAACAGCAGGTTATAATCAAAATTCAGAGATGAAAAAACAATATGATTATTGTAAAAAGGTTGCTTGTGGTATTATAAATGATCCTTCCACATATTCTAAAATTTATGAACCAAGCGAAAATGATGATTGGCATGATGAAAAAGTATGGGCAAAAGTAAATCCTGCTTTAGGGTATGGAGTCAAGATAGAAAAATTAAGAGAGTATTTTGAAAAAGCAAAATCAAATGCAAATGATGAGGTTAGTTTTAAGACAAAGCATTTAAACATATGGACTTCAAATGCTGGTGCTTTTGTAAAAGATGATGATTTTATGAAGTGTAATCTTGGAAAAATAAATTTAACTTCTGATGTTTTTATGGGGATAGATCTTTCAGCTACGACAGATTTAACTGCACTAGCTATAATCTGCGAAATTGATAAAATTTTACATGTTGATTTTAAATTTTATGCACCTAGACTTTGTGCTGAGCAAAGAAGTAGAAGAGATAAGGTTCCATATTTAGAATGGGCTAGGCTTGGGTATTTGACTTTAACACCAGGTAATAGTGTAGATTATGATATATTGATAGAAGATATTATTTGTTTTAGTAAAACACTTAATATCAAAATGATAGGTTATGATCCTTGGAATAGCACTGAAGTAGCCAAAAAACTTAGTGAAGAAAACTTAGAATGCGTTCAAATTAGACAAGGTTTTGCAAGTATAAGCGAACCGCTAAAAGAGTATCAAATAAGAGTATTAAAACAAACTATAAACCATAATGCAAATCCTATTTTTAGATGGTGTAATAATAATTTGGTAATAGATAAAGATGCAAGAGAAAATATCAAACCTGATAAGAAAAAATCAAGCGAAAGAATAGATGCAATTTCAGCTTTAGTAACTGCCATAGCGACTAAAAATACCTTTGCAAAACCACAAGAAAGTGTTTATGAAAAACGGGGTATTAGGAGTTTGTAA
- a CDS encoding phage portal protein, producing the protein MLDKIKSFFKTQKRNQDYYALEFLSEEKVNSDELSAVIAAISNISETIASLPLNLYKKEKNGSVLATNHPLFDLIKIAPNETMTPFTLIESFMVQMLIYGNGFLYPMRKRNGQICSIELIENKDISLFKQSGKYFYSAYSSNGSVVLSYDEIVNVPYHTKDGVNGIAPLRKSKTTAKLATAIEQHGLSFFQNGAFTSGVITVPNELSDQAYDRLKKSFKENYSQKKAYNISILESGSTFTQTTSANKDSQFIESKQFQIIEIARLFNIPPHKLGDLSRATFSNIEQQETNYMVQTITPLTTKIEQAFNRFLLTKSEWGKYYFKFNINAILRADSASRWESYTKALNNGVMSINEVRALEEMNPISNGNEHLIALNLGKLNALKDETWHK; encoded by the coding sequence ATGCTAGATAAAATAAAATCATTTTTTAAAACACAAAAAAGAAATCAAGATTATTATGCCTTAGAATTCCTTTCAGAAGAAAAGGTAAATTCTGATGAGCTTTCTGCTGTAATTGCAGCTATATCAAACATAAGCGAAACTATAGCTTCTTTGCCATTAAATCTATACAAAAAAGAAAAAAATGGCTCTGTATTAGCCACTAATCATCCTTTGTTTGATCTTATAAAAATTGCACCAAATGAAACCATGACGCCATTTACGCTTATAGAATCTTTTATGGTGCAAATGCTTATTTATGGAAATGGCTTTTTATATCCTATGCGAAAAAGAAATGGGCAAATTTGCTCCATAGAACTTATAGAAAACAAAGATATTTCGCTGTTTAAACAAAGCGGAAAATACTTTTATAGTGCATACTCTAGCAATGGCAGTGTTGTTTTAAGTTATGATGAAATAGTAAATGTCCCATATCACACAAAAGATGGTGTCAATGGAATAGCACCTTTAAGAAAAAGTAAAACCACAGCAAAGTTAGCTACAGCCATAGAGCAACATGGACTTAGCTTTTTTCAAAATGGTGCTTTTACAAGCGGTGTTATTACTGTTCCAAATGAGCTTAGTGATCAAGCATATGATAGATTGAAAAAATCATTTAAAGAAAACTATAGTCAAAAGAAAGCTTATAACATATCCATTTTAGAAAGTGGCTCTACATTTACTCAAACTACAAGCGCAAATAAAGATAGTCAATTTATAGAAAGCAAGCAATTTCAGATTATAGAAATTGCAAGATTATTTAATATACCCCCGCATAAGCTAGGAGATCTTTCTAGGGCAACATTTTCTAATATAGAACAACAAGAAACAAACTACATGGTTCAAACAATTACGCCTCTTACTACAAAAATAGAACAAGCATTTAATCGCTTTTTGCTTACTAAAAGCGAATGGGGAAAATATTATTTTAAATTTAATATCAATGCTATTTTAAGAGCTGATAGTGCTTCAAGATGGGAAAGCTATACAAAAGCTTTAAATAATGGAGTTATGAGTATTAACGAGGTTAGAGCATTAGAGGAAATGAACCCAATTAGCAATGGAAATGAACATCTTATAGCATTAAATTTAGGAAAGTTAAATGCACTAAAGGATGAGACTTGGCACAAATAG
- the dnaE gene encoding DNA polymerase III subunit alpha, producing MSQFTHLHLHTEYSLLDGANKLKELAKTLKAQGATSVAMTDHGNMFGAIDFYKTMKAEGIKPIIGLEAYLHNHDDLSDKSSRQRFHICLFAKNEIGYKNLMFLSSQSYIHGLYYYPRINKKLLEKHSEGLICSSACLQGEVNWHLNTKNERNIKFGAKGYEGAKEAALWYKKVFGDDFYLEIMRHGIDDQKFIDESIIKLSKELDIKIIATNDTHYTFKERAAAHEVFMCIAMGVKLDDPGRLRHEVHEFYVKTPEQMSELFADIPEAIENTQEIANKCNLELKLGDPTPPNFKFTKEYASKYNLNLVEDREFSFDNDDIVFEYLCKKGLEERLRFIDESKHEEYKARLDLEINIIKNMKFSGYMLIVHDFIAAAKEKDIPVGPGRGSAAGSLVSYCLKITDLDPIPYNLLFERFLNPERVSMPDIDVDFCQDRRGEVIDYVIDKYGAEKVAQVITFGKLLAKGVIRDVARVCDMSIPDADALAKLVPEELKITLEKAYEQEPKIAEFINSHPKGHQVWDFAKALEGLNRNAGMHAAGVVISNEALWNKAPLFRQSKNDERHLVTQYSKEYLEDVDLIKFDFLGLKTLTVIDNAIKLIKKRYNKDVIWEKIDVNDPKVYKTIQSGNTLGIFQIESGGMQSLNARLKPERFEDLIAVLALYRPGPLDSGMVDDFIEIKHGRKAATYAFDDLKPILENTYGVIVYQEQVMQIVQKIGGFSLGGADNVRRAMGKKKREILDNLKAEYLEGAKKQGYDEKKADDLFELILKFAEYGFNKSHSAAYALITFQTAFLKTYYPSEFMAALLTSEESNVDKIAKYIEEMKRMNIKLLPPNINKAQREFSAIKLEDGSEAIIYGLGAIKSVGIPAIENIMAIRKESGFSDFNDFISLIDPSKINKKTIENLAKSGAFDEFGYTRKCLIDNLELISETSKKIAEVKRNSTASLFGEDEIAGDIKVEIRENKNEFDLMEKLGYEKEMLGIYVSGHPLDKFSSQMEGIEYYKSIDFEELKGEGEILTIGKIEDFKSMMSKSGKRYAKAEILDLYSSFEMIIFEAQVEKVENIFKEKKEQAFAFLLRYKNNDNDLSFSLNEIYTLEEAKENEIKSFNKKKNFQKKEAKEEYTQEPAKFEENIIELDINKLSKDMVYEIYSLANSKHNPKDTNNKKLVLKVLDVGSCLLYHTGFVISKEAFEEISQKCKT from the coding sequence ATGAGCCAATTTACGCATTTACATTTACATACAGAATATTCTTTATTAGACGGAGCAAATAAACTTAAAGAACTTGCTAAAACCTTAAAAGCACAAGGGGCAACTAGTGTTGCTATGACTGATCATGGTAATATGTTTGGTGCGATTGATTTTTATAAAACTATGAAAGCTGAAGGGATAAAGCCTATTATAGGCCTTGAAGCATATTTGCATAATCACGATGATTTAAGCGATAAAAGCTCAAGACAACGCTTTCATATTTGTTTATTTGCTAAAAATGAAATTGGCTATAAAAATTTAATGTTTTTAAGTTCTCAAAGTTATATCCATGGTTTGTATTATTACCCAAGGATTAATAAAAAGCTCTTAGAAAAACATAGCGAAGGTTTGATTTGCTCTTCAGCATGCTTACAAGGAGAGGTAAATTGGCATTTAAATACAAAAAATGAAAGAAATATCAAATTTGGCGCAAAAGGCTATGAAGGAGCAAAAGAAGCAGCTTTATGGTATAAAAAAGTTTTTGGAGATGATTTTTATCTTGAGATAATGCGTCATGGGATTGATGATCAAAAATTTATTGATGAGTCTATTATAAAGCTTTCTAAAGAACTTGATATAAAAATCATAGCTACTAATGATACGCATTATACTTTTAAAGAAAGAGCAGCTGCGCATGAAGTGTTTATGTGTATAGCTATGGGTGTTAAGCTTGATGATCCAGGGCGTTTAAGACATGAAGTGCATGAATTTTATGTAAAAACGCCAGAGCAAATGAGCGAGCTTTTTGCAGATATCCCTGAAGCCATTGAAAATACTCAAGAAATTGCAAATAAATGCAATTTAGAATTAAAACTAGGAGATCCAACTCCTCCAAATTTTAAATTTACAAAAGAATATGCTAGTAAATATAATCTCAATTTAGTTGAAGATAGAGAATTTAGCTTTGATAATGATGATATAGTTTTTGAGTATCTTTGCAAAAAAGGTTTGGAAGAAAGACTTCGATTTATTGATGAGAGTAAGCATGAAGAATACAAAGCTAGGCTTGATTTAGAAATTAACATTATCAAAAATATGAAATTTTCAGGCTATATGCTAATAGTTCATGATTTTATCGCAGCAGCCAAGGAAAAAGATATACCAGTGGGGCCAGGTCGTGGAAGTGCAGCAGGAAGCTTGGTATCATATTGTTTAAAAATTACAGATTTAGATCCTATACCTTATAATCTTCTTTTTGAGAGATTTTTAAATCCTGAGCGTGTATCTATGCCTGATATTGATGTGGATTTTTGTCAAGATAGAAGAGGGGAAGTGATTGATTATGTTATCGATAAATACGGAGCTGAAAAAGTAGCACAAGTGATTACCTTTGGTAAGCTTTTAGCAAAAGGGGTGATTAGAGATGTAGCTAGGGTTTGTGATATGAGCATACCTGATGCTGATGCTTTAGCAAAATTAGTCCCTGAAGAGCTAAAGATCACATTAGAAAAAGCTTATGAGCAAGAGCCAAAAATAGCTGAATTTATAAATTCTCATCCAAAAGGACATCAAGTTTGGGATTTTGCTAAGGCACTAGAAGGGTTAAATAGAAATGCGGGTATGCACGCAGCAGGAGTTGTGATATCTAATGAAGCTTTGTGGAATAAAGCTCCACTCTTTAGACAAAGCAAAAACGATGAAAGACATTTGGTTACGCAGTATTCTAAAGAGTATTTAGAAGATGTAGATTTAATCAAATTTGACTTTTTAGGACTTAAAACTTTAACGGTGATTGATAATGCGATCAAGCTTATCAAAAAAAGATACAACAAAGATGTCATTTGGGAAAAAATAGATGTAAATGATCCTAAGGTTTATAAAACCATACAAAGTGGAAATACTTTAGGAATTTTTCAAATAGAATCAGGAGGTATGCAAAGCTTAAATGCTAGATTAAAACCTGAAAGATTTGAAGACTTAATTGCGGTTTTAGCTTTGTATAGACCAGGCCCGCTTGATAGTGGAATGGTGGATGATTTTATCGAGATTAAGCATGGTAGAAAAGCTGCAACATATGCATTTGATGATTTAAAACCTATACTTGAAAATACTTATGGAGTTATAGTTTATCAAGAGCAAGTTATGCAGATTGTGCAAAAAATAGGCGGTTTTTCTTTAGGAGGAGCTGATAATGTGCGTCGTGCTATGGGTAAGAAAAAAAGAGAAATTTTAGATAATCTTAAAGCTGAATACCTAGAAGGAGCTAAAAAACAAGGATATGATGAGAAAAAAGCTGATGATTTGTTTGAGCTTATTTTGAAATTTGCTGAGTATGGTTTTAACAAATCTCACTCTGCAGCATATGCACTCATTACTTTTCAAACAGCTTTTTTAAAGACTTATTATCCGAGTGAATTTATGGCTGCACTTTTAACTAGCGAAGAAAGCAATGTAGATAAAATAGCAAAATATATCGAAGAAATGAAAAGAATGAATATCAAGCTTTTGCCTCCAAATATCAACAAAGCTCAAAGAGAATTTAGTGCTATTAAGCTTGAAGATGGCTCTGAAGCGATTATTTATGGACTTGGAGCTATAAAAAGTGTGGGAATTCCTGCTATAGAAAATATCATGGCTATCCGTAAAGAGAGTGGTTTTAGTGATTTTAATGATTTTATAAGCTTAATTGATCCAAGCAAAATTAATAAAAAAACCATAGAAAATTTAGCAAAATCAGGCGCTTTTGATGAATTTGGCTATACAAGAAAATGTTTAATTGATAATCTTGAACTTATTTCTGAAACAAGTAAAAAAATTGCCGAAGTTAAGCGAAATTCTACTGCTTCGCTTTTTGGAGAAGATGAGATTGCAGGAGATATTAAGGTAGAAATTCGAGAAAATAAAAACGAATTTGATTTGATGGAAAAACTTGGATATGAAAAAGAAATGCTTGGAATTTATGTATCAGGCCATCCTTTGGATAAATTTTCTTCTCAAATGGAAGGTATAGAGTATTACAAAAGTATAGATTTTGAAGAATTAAAAGGTGAGGGTGAAATTTTAACCATTGGTAAAATTGAAGATTTTAAATCTATGATGAGCAAAAGTGGAAAAAGATATGCTAAAGCAGAAATTTTAGATCTTTATTCTTCTTTTGAAATGATTATTTTTGAAGCTCAGGTAGAAAAAGTAGAAAATATTTTCAAAGAAAAAAAAGAACAAGCATTTGCATTTTTACTTCGATATAAAAACAATGACAATGATCTAAGCTTTAGTTTAAATGAAATTTATACTTTAGAAGAAGCCAAGGAAAATGAGATTAAATCTTTCAATAAAAAGAAAAATTTTCAAAAAAAAGAAGCAAAAGAAGAATACACTCAAGAACCTGCTAAATTTGAAGAAAATATTATAGAGCTTGATATAAATAAGCTTAGTAAAGATATGGTTTATGAGATTTATTCTTTAGCAAATTCTAAACACAATCCAAAAGATACTAATAATAAAAAATTAGTTTTGAAAGTATTAGATGTGGGTAGTTGTTTGCTTTATCATACAGGTTTTGTGATTTCTAAAGAGGCTTTTGAAGAAATTTCTCAAAAATGCAAAACTTAA
- a CDS encoding KAP family P-loop NTPase fold protein: protein MGNTQNKEELTENIKVDRPIKCKNDDLFDRQHIANTLTKTIKNYKESDSISIGIIGDWGSGKTSFINMVLEDFNDDKKFIIINFNPWNISTRKQLISDFFTKLSIEIGRKNTSKRYKKLSNGLKVLSYTFKPFKFIPGLDIASEISDNISNALQEIAEMTEKNLDTAKEEINNVIKKIDKKIIIVIDDLDRLADTDIQEIFQLVRSIADFKNTMYILAYDNEIVTKALDKIQKDKGERYIEKIVQVPIVLPKLNEVTLKKIFLEKINNIKLKYPKLDDGRLAMYAKNLVKCFHSLRDVNRYINILSFEINAIEEDLFLYDFAVITLIKIFEPTIYDYIYQQKTIAIYNHKEIPTNKIKFNIICELLKSCEQINVKTKRITSSIFFDNYFALSFPKNGFSQKTLNLIINATTYDEFKNIFKTNNISTLEKLNDLYTHLKDNHGFTYLKNNQNFLLYLFDFFNELMEEFHSNQPNNPHWDLYFVFYKFFSDIDLNEKISSVLNKDLKSTNVEIFYMLCLDSHKPQALCDKNTIDNLMDKYKKNNKNYIKNLHEFFYTIYNENHWVNDYNIFAYTAIEDIIKKYQVSPTFLNIILELFIQNEAYKQEFLIKAIEKKIIDTEYLIKIINNCENSEDYKDLIAMISKNNQP from the coding sequence ATGGGAAATACTCAAAACAAGGAAGAATTAACAGAAAATATCAAAGTAGATAGACCTATAAAATGCAAAAATGATGATTTGTTTGATAGACAGCATATTGCTAATACATTAACCAAGACCATTAAAAATTACAAAGAAAGTGATAGTATTTCTATAGGTATTATAGGGGATTGGGGTAGTGGAAAAACTTCTTTTATAAATATGGTTTTAGAAGATTTTAATGATGATAAAAAATTCATTATAATAAATTTTAACCCTTGGAATATTTCCACTAGAAAACAGCTCATTAGTGATTTTTTTACAAAACTTTCTATTGAAATTGGAAGAAAAAATACTTCTAAGCGGTATAAAAAATTGAGCAATGGTTTAAAAGTTTTATCTTATACATTTAAACCATTTAAATTTATACCTGGATTAGATATTGCTTCTGAAATAAGTGATAATATTAGCAATGCTCTTCAGGAAATAGCTGAGATGACAGAAAAAAATTTAGATACCGCCAAAGAAGAAATCAATAATGTAATTAAAAAAATAGATAAAAAAATTATTATAGTTATAGATGATCTTGATAGATTAGCCGATACAGATATACAAGAAATTTTTCAACTTGTTAGATCTATAGCAGATTTTAAAAACACTATGTATATTCTTGCTTATGATAATGAAATAGTCACTAAAGCCTTAGACAAAATCCAAAAAGATAAAGGCGAAAGATATATAGAAAAAATAGTGCAAGTTCCTATAGTGCTGCCTAAATTAAACGAAGTTACATTAAAAAAAATATTTTTAGAAAAAATAAACAATATTAAATTAAAATATCCAAAACTAGATGATGGAAGATTAGCTATGTACGCTAAAAATTTAGTCAAATGTTTTCATAGTCTAAGAGATGTGAATAGATATATAAATATTCTCTCTTTTGAAATTAATGCCATAGAAGAAGATTTATTTTTATATGATTTTGCGGTAATTACTTTAATAAAAATTTTTGAACCAACAATATATGATTATATATATCAGCAAAAAACAATTGCCATATACAATCATAAAGAAATACCTACCAATAAAATAAAATTTAACATTATATGCGAATTGCTAAAATCTTGTGAACAAATTAATGTTAAAACTAAAAGAATAACTAGCTCTATTTTTTTTGATAATTATTTCGCATTATCTTTTCCAAAAAATGGATTTTCTCAAAAAACACTAAACTTAATTATAAATGCGACTACATATGATGAATTTAAAAATATTTTTAAAACAAATAATATATCAACACTAGAAAAACTAAATGATTTATATACACATTTAAAAGATAACCATGGTTTTACCTATTTAAAAAATAATCAAAATTTTTTATTGTATCTTTTTGATTTTTTTAATGAGCTAATGGAAGAATTTCATAGTAATCAGCCAAATAATCCTCATTGGGATTTGTATTTCGTTTTTTATAAGTTTTTTTCCGATATAGACTTAAACGAAAAAATAAGTAGTGTTTTAAATAAAGATTTAAAATCAACAAATGTTGAAATTTTTTATATGCTATGTCTTGATTCACACAAACCACAAGCATTATGTGATAAAAATACAATTGATAATTTAATGGATAAATATAAGAAAAACAATAAAAACTATATAAAAAACTTACATGAATTTTTTTATACAATTTATAATGAAAATCATTGGGTTAATGATTACAATATATTTGCTTATACTGCAATAGAAGATATTATTAAAAAATATCAAGTATCACCTACTTTTTTGAATATTATTCTAGAACTTTTTATCCAAAATGAAGCATATAAACAAGAATTTTTAATAAAAGCTATTGAAAAAAAAATTATTGATACAGAATATCTAATAAAAATTATAAATAACTGTGAAAATAGTGAAGATTATAAAGACCTTATTGCAATGATTTCCAAAAATAATCAACCATAA